From a region of the Nothobranchius furzeri strain GRZ-AD chromosome 12, NfurGRZ-RIMD1, whole genome shotgun sequence genome:
- the LOC139062209 gene encoding P2X purinoceptor 7-like, translated as MATESDTSSEQSFEVEDFSPPSSPEDREEGLLGEASGPEPYLFEPLARELSEAPGVEPAGVSRHRMGPVSEWCTCGHCTSLSARENVCCRETPKVMLRCQQVGVTSCITEHPGFEAVALNPYVLQAVYGTFLQLYGEMQETTLNSCYRHLAYRNVVRWCWGYLGQHVRVVIPSCAVSRIRQEFPEDGAYKGFLPPLN; from the exons ATGGCGACGGAGAGCGACACTAGCTCAGAGCAGTCATTCGAGGTGGAGGACTTTTCCCCACCTTCTTCCCCAGAGGATAGGGAGGAGGGCTTATTGGGGGAAGCAAGCGGTCCTGAACCGTATCTTTTTGAGCCACTAGCTCGTGAGTTGTCAGAGGCCCCTGGAGTCGAGCCAGCAGGAGTATCAAGGCATCGAATGGGTCCAGTCTCTGAGTG GTGCACCTGCGGCCACTGCACATCATTGTCTGCCAGAGAAAATGTGTGCtgcagagaaacgcccaag GTAATGCTCAGGTGTCAGCAGGTGGGTGTAACCTCCTGCATAACAGAGCATCCTGGTTTTGAGGCTGTTGCTCTGAATCCCTACGTGTTGCAGGCAGTTTATGGCACCTTTCTGCAACTCTATGGGGAGATGCAGGAGACTACGCTCAACAG CTGTTACAGACATCTGGCGTACCGgaatgtggtcaggtggtgttggggTTACCTGGGACAGCACGTTCGTGTTGTGATCCCGTCATGCGCTGTCTCCAGAATAAGGCAGGAGTTCCCAGAAGACGGTGCATACAAAGGATTCCTCCCTCCTCTgaactaa